Proteins co-encoded in one Garra rufa chromosome 21, GarRuf1.0, whole genome shotgun sequence genomic window:
- the acyp1 gene encoding acylphosphatase-1 isoform X1, with translation MMTLRVCRFMSKTVIMSEELLCVDYEVFGRVQGVFFRKYTQSEGKKLGLVGWVQNTAAGTVQGQLQGPASKVQQMQQWLQTTGSPQSRIAKAEFNNERSIDKLDFKDFKVVR, from the exons ATGATGACGCTGCGCGTGTGCCGCTTCATGAGCAAAACA GTGATTATGTCTGAAGAGCTGCTGTGTGTAGATTATGAGGTGTTTGGGAGGGTGCAAGGTGTGTTCTTTCGGAAATACACACAG TCAGAAGGAAAGAAGCTGGGTCTGGTCGGCTGGGTGCAGAACACTGCTGCTGGGACGGTTCAAGGGCAGCTGCAGGGTCCGGCGTCCAAAGTCCAGCAAATGCAGCAGTGGCTGCAAACCACCGGCAGCCCTCAGTCACGAATCGCCAAAGCAGAGTTCAATAACGAGCGCTCCATCGATAAACTGGATTTTAAGGATTTCAAAGTTGTTCGTTAA
- the acyp1 gene encoding acylphosphatase-1 isoform X2 → MSEELLCVDYEVFGRVQGVFFRKYTQSEGKKLGLVGWVQNTAAGTVQGQLQGPASKVQQMQQWLQTTGSPQSRIAKAEFNNERSIDKLDFKDFKVVR, encoded by the exons ATGTCTGAAGAGCTGCTGTGTGTAGATTATGAGGTGTTTGGGAGGGTGCAAGGTGTGTTCTTTCGGAAATACACACAG TCAGAAGGAAAGAAGCTGGGTCTGGTCGGCTGGGTGCAGAACACTGCTGCTGGGACGGTTCAAGGGCAGCTGCAGGGTCCGGCGTCCAAAGTCCAGCAAATGCAGCAGTGGCTGCAAACCACCGGCAGCCCTCAGTCACGAATCGCCAAAGCAGAGTTCAATAACGAGCGCTCCATCGATAAACTGGATTTTAAGGATTTCAAAGTTGTTCGTTAA